From a region of the Emcibacteraceae bacterium genome:
- a CDS encoding L-threonylcarbamoyladenylate synthase produces MTMTKNRRHNPSQETFELAANLLRQGDIISFPTETVYGLGADAKNTDAVAKIYEAKKRPQFNPLIVHLADAADATQYVMMNVHSRKLAKAFWPGPFTMVLPIKENSGLSDLVTAGLDTVAIRVPENQIAHALLEQFDGPIAAPSANKSGNVSPTTADHVESEFGPELKLIIDGGPCNKGIESTILQIDGGEITLLRPGNITAEQIEKILERDIEVQNSPTDNPTAPGQLKSHYAPKTKMRLNVTDPAPGEAFLAFGKYKMEENSLNLSPSGDLVEAAKNLFSMMRTLDNLGLKNIAVAPIPNTGLGFAINDRLERAAAPRGEA; encoded by the coding sequence ATGACAATGACCAAGAACCGACGCCATAATCCATCACAGGAAACGTTTGAACTTGCCGCCAATTTACTCCGGCAGGGGGATATTATCTCTTTCCCGACTGAAACAGTCTATGGGCTAGGCGCCGATGCAAAAAACACTGATGCGGTGGCAAAAATATATGAAGCCAAAAAGCGTCCTCAGTTTAATCCGCTTATTGTTCATCTGGCTGACGCTGCTGATGCAACGCAGTATGTGATGATGAATGTCCATTCAAGAAAACTGGCAAAAGCGTTCTGGCCGGGCCCGTTTACTATGGTTCTGCCAATTAAAGAAAATAGCGGCCTTTCAGATCTGGTGACAGCTGGACTGGATACTGTTGCCATAAGGGTCCCGGAAAATCAAATTGCCCATGCGCTTCTTGAACAATTTGATGGCCCGATAGCGGCCCCAAGTGCTAATAAATCAGGAAATGTCAGCCCGACAACCGCTGATCATGTGGAAAGTGAATTTGGCCCAGAACTTAAATTGATCATTGATGGTGGTCCATGCAATAAAGGCATTGAATCAACTATATTGCAGATTGACGGCGGGGAAATTACCCTGCTTCGTCCCGGCAACATCACCGCAGAGCAGATCGAAAAAATCCTGGAACGAGATATCGAAGTACAAAATTCACCAACGGACAATCCAACGGCACCCGGCCAGCTTAAAAGCCACTATGCGCCAAAAACAAAAATGAGGCTGAATGTAACAGACCCGGCACCCGGCGAAGCTTTTCTTGCTTTTGGGAAATATAAAATGGAAGAAAACAGTTTAAACCTCAGCCCTTCCGGTGATCTGGTCGAGGCCGCAAAAAATTTATTTTCAATGATGAGAACCTTGGACAATCTTGGCCTAAAAAATATTGCTGTCGCCCCCATTCCCAACACCGGGCTGGGTTTTGCCATTAATGACAGGCTGGAGCGTGCAGCGGCCCCTAGGGGAGAAGCCTAA
- a CDS encoding FAD-binding oxidoreductase yields MAIDILHLEKLKNIAGPKGYSTDPDVIEPHLKEPREKFIGKSPLVLYPDSTEKVSALVHFAYEHDIKLVPQSGNTGLVGGGVPDASGNEIIISLKRMNRVRVKDNLNHTMTVESGMILADAHNIATSMDMIFPMHLASEGSAMIGGNISSNAGGINVLHYGVMRDLVLGLEVVLPNGDIWNGLTGLRKDNTGYDLKQLFIGAEGTLGIITAATLKLFPAHKQKNTAFVAIQNPEAAIKLLNLAREISGDSLIAFEILPRIGLDMTIKHMPGCRDPLDQSYPWYILMECATSLNPDLLDLEKVMERILETAMEAELVIDGVVPKNMNEANDLWKLREFMSEAQKFEGGSIKHDIAVPVSKIPEFLKQAVEAVMQALPGVRPVPFGHIGDGNIHFNLSQPVNMNKQDYLKKWPDLNRVVHDIVTELGGSISAEHGIGTLKVGELEHYKPETDLKIMRDIKKTIDPKNIMNPGRIIRV; encoded by the coding sequence GTGGCAATTGACATTTTACACCTTGAAAAGTTGAAAAATATTGCTGGCCCTAAAGGGTACAGCACTGATCCGGATGTAATTGAGCCCCATCTGAAGGAACCACGCGAAAAATTTATCGGAAAATCACCGCTTGTTCTATATCCGGACAGTACAGAGAAAGTTTCCGCGCTGGTTCATTTTGCTTATGAGCATGACATTAAACTGGTCCCGCAAAGCGGTAATACCGGTCTTGTCGGTGGCGGCGTGCCGGATGCAAGCGGAAATGAAATTATCATAAGTCTGAAACGTATGAACAGGGTGAGGGTCAAAGATAACCTGAACCACACCATGACTGTCGAAAGCGGCATGATCCTTGCCGATGCTCATAATATAGCAACATCAATGGACATGATATTTCCGATGCATCTTGCCTCCGAAGGATCAGCCATGATCGGCGGCAATATTTCATCAAATGCCGGTGGTATAAACGTGCTTCATTATGGGGTCATGCGTGATCTGGTACTCGGTCTTGAAGTGGTGCTACCCAATGGCGACATCTGGAACGGTCTTACCGGCCTCAGAAAAGACAATACTGGCTATGATTTAAAACAGTTATTTATCGGTGCTGAAGGCACACTTGGCATTATCACTGCTGCCACGTTGAAGCTTTTCCCCGCACACAAACAAAAAAACACTGCCTTTGTTGCCATTCAAAATCCGGAAGCGGCCATCAAGCTTCTAAATCTAGCGCGTGAAATCAGCGGCGATAGCCTGATCGCCTTTGAAATTCTTCCGCGTATTGGTCTTGATATGACCATTAAGCATATGCCCGGATGCCGCGACCCATTAGATCAATCCTATCCATGGTACATTCTAATGGAGTGTGCAACTTCCCTTAATCCTGATCTTCTTGATCTTGAAAAAGTGATGGAAAGAATACTTGAAACAGCGATGGAAGCAGAACTGGTGATTGATGGCGTAGTCCCCAAAAATATGAATGAGGCAAATGACCTTTGGAAGCTCCGTGAATTTATGTCTGAAGCCCAGAAATTTGAAGGGGGCAGCATTAAACATGATATCGCTGTGCCCGTTTCAAAAATTCCTGAATTTTTAAAACAGGCCGTCGAAGCCGTAATGCAGGCATTGCCCGGCGTGCGTCCTGTTCCCTTCGGCCATATCGGTGACGGAAACATTCACTTCAACTTATCCCAGCCGGTGAATATGAATAAACAGGACTATTTAAAAAAATGGCCCGACCTGAACCGGGTGGTTCATGATATCGTTACAGAGCTGGGCGGCAGCATCAGTGCCGAACATGGGATAGGCACTTTAAAAGTCGGGGAGCTGGAACATTATAAGCCCGAAACTGATCTTAAAATCATGCGGGATATCAAAAAAACAATTGATCCTAAAAACATCATGAATCCGGGTCGTATTATTCGCGTCTGA
- a CDS encoding SOS response-associated peptidase encodes MCGRYSLTSDTYSNYIEFLDMGYPFQVPSRFNIAPSQPVPVIRLKGSDQDQAILPDAPLPEREGALMRWGLIPHFAKEIKTDRPLINARSETIADKPSFRGPFRRRKCLVPADGFYEWKRGGASPVPHYIHLPDRKPFTFAGIWEAWTGPAGEDWLETVSLVTKPANGVVKKIHHRSPVIIEPEDHELWLRPADPPDRDIFSKLSTRIDEQFEMYEVSPLVNNARNDSEDCIRPASKDQFRLF; translated from the coding sequence ATGTGTGGAAGATATTCATTAACCAGCGATACATATAGCAATTATATTGAATTTCTTGATATGGGATATCCATTCCAGGTTCCATCACGCTTCAATATTGCGCCAAGCCAGCCTGTGCCGGTTATCCGGCTTAAAGGATCAGATCAGGATCAGGCAATTCTGCCGGATGCACCATTGCCGGAACGGGAGGGGGCATTAATGCGTTGGGGGCTTATCCCACATTTTGCCAAGGAAATAAAAACCGACCGGCCGCTGATTAACGCCAGATCGGAAACCATTGCCGACAAACCATCATTCAGGGGACCATTCAGGCGCCGAAAATGCCTAGTTCCGGCAGATGGATTTTACGAATGGAAACGGGGCGGGGCTTCGCCGGTCCCTCATTATATCCACTTGCCTGACCGAAAACCATTTACCTTTGCCGGAATCTGGGAAGCCTGGACCGGGCCTGCCGGTGAAGACTGGCTTGAGACAGTATCACTGGTGACAAAACCGGCAAATGGAGTGGTCAAGAAAATTCATCACCGCTCTCCGGTTATAATAGAGCCAGAAGACCATGAACTGTGGCTCCGGCCAGCAGACCCGCCGGATCGAGATATTTTTTCAAAGCTGTCAACGAGGATTGACGAGCAATTTGAAATGTATGAGGTCAGTCCATTAGTCAATAATGCCCGTAACGACAGCGAAGACTGTATCAGGCCGGCAAGCAAAGATCAGTTCAGGTTATTTTGA
- a CDS encoding DUF1134 domain-containing protein, whose amino-acid sequence MRRFFKLIILSCVLILTACGGKNTETTSPPPPATSQNMDGTNVDTTYDKESIINAASGFFGEGSEAVASVIEKAFADLGRPNGYIIGTEASAALVVGARYGDGTLSHKIEGDRRVYWKGPSIGIDVGANGSRVFALVYNLNDTEELFQRFPAVEGSFYYVAGFGMNYQQVDEIIIAPIRLGVGLRAGVNLGYLHFTKERDWIPF is encoded by the coding sequence ATGCGCCGCTTCTTTAAATTGATAATATTGTCATGTGTGCTGATCCTGACTGCCTGTGGTGGTAAAAATACTGAAACCACATCACCGCCACCACCTGCTACATCGCAAAATATGGATGGTACAAATGTGGATACGACTTATGATAAGGAAAGCATTATTAACGCGGCGTCAGGCTTTTTCGGCGAAGGATCGGAAGCAGTCGCCAGCGTTATTGAAAAGGCTTTTGCCGATCTGGGGCGTCCAAATGGTTATATCATAGGGACAGAGGCCAGTGCCGCACTTGTTGTCGGTGCACGCTATGGGGACGGAACATTGTCCCATAAAATTGAAGGTGACAGACGTGTTTACTGGAAAGGACCATCAATAGGTATTGATGTCGGCGCCAACGGGTCTCGTGTCTTTGCTCTTGTTTATAACCTGAATGACACTGAGGAACTATTCCAACGCTTCCCGGCCGTGGAAGGCAGCTTTTATTATGTTGCAGGGTTCGGCATGAATTACCAACAAGTCGATGAAATTATTATTGCCCCCATTCGCCTGGGTGTTGGCCTTCGGGCCGGAGTTAATCTGGGATACCTTCATTTTACCAAAGAAAGAGACTGGATACCGTTTTAA
- a CDS encoding DUF2842 domain-containing protein, which yields MSEKSSPKFSKLLWLMLMIAAMVIYILIISRLIDAFFSGHIMLELIGYMVAGIIWIFPAKPIMYKINSTKIPGKE from the coding sequence ATGTCTGAAAAGTCATCACCAAAATTTTCTAAGCTGCTTTGGCTCATGTTGATGATTGCTGCAATGGTTATTTATATCCTGATAATCAGTCGTCTTATTGATGCCTTTTTTTCGGGTCATATTATGCTCGAACTTATTGGTTATATGGTTGCAGGAATTATCTGGATATTTCCTGCAAAACCAATAATGTATAAAATTAATAGCACCAAAATACCGGGGAAAGAATAA
- a CDS encoding tetratricopeptide repeat protein has product MNRAEKRHQQKMALKASKKSDKHRILISQQTLNMAVQHHCAGRLQEADRLYKHILKFEPNHSETLYLLGTIGLQTGNFQKAIDLISKAIIINPNIAEYYSNRGLAQQELRQFEDAIASYDNAIRLKPDYAEAYSNLGTVLKEIGQLEEAVASYNKAISINPDYAEAYFNRGIVFKELGKLEEAVECYEKAIAVNPNIAEFYSNRGIALLELKRPDEAVASYDKSININPNFAEAYFNRGVALKELGRLDAASASYDNAIKIRPDYAQAHNNLGNIIKEIGNFNEAINNYRKAISLQPGFIDAQINLSMSLAEQGNIKEAEIALRKVLALSPEHAEVYLILAKLKNFTNPDEDIKSMKRIFARRDISDQDRIYLGFALGKAYEDLKKYDASFKMYNIANSLERKNKKYSIEKDKENFNHVKQTFKHSFIKSFNGGGFNDECPIFILGMPRSGTSLVEQILDCHSEVHGGGELDLFYNLAMSSFYGNSDLTKTIRKKDIKAQDIRKIGERYCEMLHKIAPGSRFITDKLPFNFLHIGLIRLALPKAKIIHCKRSPEDCSLSLFKTFFPSEIMGFSYDLNDLGKYHNLYQELMDHWHKVIPGHIFDVNYEDLIEDQEATSRRLLEFCGLGWDDACLDFHNSKRPVKTASVVQVRQPINNLSVQKWKNFETHLKPLLENLHSVSGKDHAKLTQDNSLPENNIHLPLLSVS; this is encoded by the coding sequence ATGAACAGAGCAGAAAAGCGCCATCAGCAGAAAATGGCTTTAAAAGCTTCAAAAAAATCAGATAAGCATAGAATTCTTATCAGTCAGCAAACCTTAAATATGGCAGTGCAGCACCACTGCGCAGGTCGTTTGCAGGAAGCGGATAGATTATACAAACATATATTGAAATTTGAGCCTAACCATTCTGAAACATTGTATTTACTTGGCACCATAGGATTGCAAACGGGGAATTTTCAGAAAGCGATAGATTTGATATCTAAAGCAATTATAATAAACCCGAACATTGCGGAATATTATTCCAACCGTGGCCTGGCACAACAGGAACTTAGACAGTTTGAGGATGCTATTGCCAGTTATGACAACGCGATCCGTCTAAAACCGGACTATGCAGAAGCCTATTCCAACCTTGGTACTGTGTTAAAAGAGATCGGACAACTGGAAGAGGCTGTCGCCAGTTATAATAAGGCGATCAGTATCAATCCTGACTATGCGGAAGCTTATTTCAACCGGGGTATTGTATTTAAGGAGCTTGGAAAGCTTGAAGAGGCCGTTGAATGTTATGAAAAGGCAATAGCAGTAAATCCTAATATTGCTGAGTTTTACTCAAACCGCGGTATTGCCCTTCTGGAACTTAAGAGGCCGGATGAGGCTGTTGCCAGTTATGATAAATCTATCAATATCAATCCGAATTTTGCGGAAGCTTATTTCAATCGGGGTGTGGCGCTAAAAGAACTCGGTCGGCTTGACGCAGCGTCGGCCAGCTATGATAATGCAATTAAGATTAGGCCTGACTACGCTCAGGCTCACAATAATTTGGGTAATATTATCAAAGAAATAGGGAATTTTAATGAGGCTATTAACAATTACAGAAAAGCAATTTCGCTTCAACCGGGATTTATTGATGCGCAGATCAATCTCAGTATGTCTCTTGCGGAGCAGGGGAACATAAAAGAAGCAGAGATTGCCCTTCGAAAAGTTTTAGCCCTCTCCCCAGAACATGCGGAGGTTTATCTTATTTTAGCGAAACTAAAAAATTTCACAAATCCGGATGAGGATATCAAATCAATGAAGCGCATATTTGCGCGGCGTGATATCAGTGATCAGGACCGCATTTATTTGGGGTTTGCTTTGGGAAAAGCCTATGAAGATTTAAAGAAATATGATGCGTCCTTTAAGATGTATAATATTGCGAATTCCTTGGAACGAAAAAATAAAAAATATTCAATTGAAAAAGATAAAGAAAATTTCAATCACGTAAAACAGACTTTTAAACATTCATTTATTAAGTCTTTTAATGGTGGAGGTTTTAATGATGAATGTCCAATATTTATATTAGGCATGCCGCGTTCCGGGACAAGTCTCGTTGAGCAAATACTTGACTGCCATTCCGAAGTTCACGGAGGCGGAGAGCTTGATCTGTTTTATAACCTTGCCATGTCGAGTTTTTACGGTAATTCAGATTTAACAAAGACCATAAGAAAAAAAGATATCAAAGCACAGGATATTAGGAAAATTGGCGAACGGTATTGTGAGATGCTGCATAAGATTGCGCCTGGAAGCCGTTTTATTACAGATAAACTGCCCTTTAATTTTTTACATATAGGCCTGATCAGACTTGCCTTGCCCAAAGCAAAAATAATTCACTGCAAACGCAGTCCCGAGGATTGTAGTTTGTCCCTCTTTAAGACATTCTTCCCTTCGGAAATTATGGGGTTTTCATATGATTTAAATGATCTCGGTAAATATCACAATCTTTATCAGGAGCTTATGGATCATTGGCATAAAGTAATACCAGGTCATATTTTTGATGTTAACTATGAAGATTTGATCGAAGATCAGGAAGCAACATCACGCAGACTTCTAGAATTTTGTGGACTGGGGTGGGATGATGCTTGTCTTGATTTTCATAACTCCAAGCGCCCTGTCAAAACAGCAAGTGTGGTTCAGGTTCGCCAGCCCATCAATAATTTATCGGTACAGAAATGGAAAAATTTTGAAACACATCTTAAGCCATTACTGGAAAATCTGCATTCAGTATCGGGAAAGGATCATGCTAAGTTAACACAGGATAATTCTCTTCCGGAAAATAATATCCATCTTCCGCTCCTATCTGTGTCCTAG
- a CDS encoding amidohydrolase yields MIKVTNFINFHFFTICCAILALSACGQSSDIGSKISADTVYKNGRIYMVDNNHSWAEAVAITGNHISFVGTDNDVANLIGENTKVIDLHGRMMMPAMQDSHIHPILGGIEALSCDLNAQVTLEDYKKVIADYAIANPDLEWLLGGGWSMAVFGAGGAPSKKILDDLVPDRPVYLTSRDGHSGWANSLALEIAGITKDTPDPEDGIIDRDPETGELIGSLQEGAMSLLQKFVPPPSLEKRIAGLEYTINMLHSYGITSIQDASVELPDFETYAALEKDNELTLHVVAAQWWERDKGTEQIEGFKSLRDEFTSDLVDASSIKIMQDGVLENYTAAMLEPYLEANGTRGIPMVDPEMLKKAVAELDADGFQVHIHAIGDAAIRQSLDAIEYARKLNGPLGNRHHIAHLQVIHPDDIPRFAALDVVANFQPYWAAADEYIMDLNVPAIGEERTGWMYPIRSIEKTGATIAFGSDWSVSTANPFLEIETAVTRLGALGEPYPEFTPNERISLQTAIDAFTINAAFVNKQEDKTGSIEVGKLADLIVLNQNMFEIDPDQISDTKVLLTLFGGKPVYGSPENL; encoded by the coding sequence ATGATTAAAGTTACCAATTTTATTAATTTTCATTTTTTTACAATATGTTGCGCAATATTGGCACTTAGTGCATGTGGTCAGTCATCCGATATTGGATCTAAAATCAGCGCCGATACTGTTTATAAAAACGGACGGATCTATATGGTCGATAATAATCACAGTTGGGCCGAAGCCGTTGCCATTACCGGAAACCACATTTCATTTGTGGGAACAGATAATGACGTCGCCAATCTGATTGGTGAGAATACAAAAGTCATAGACCTTCATGGACGCATGATGATGCCGGCAATGCAGGATAGCCATATCCATCCGATTTTGGGCGGGATCGAAGCTTTAAGCTGCGATCTTAACGCACAAGTCACACTGGAAGATTATAAAAAGGTAATTGCCGATTATGCAATTGCCAATCCTGATCTCGAATGGCTGCTTGGCGGCGGCTGGTCAATGGCCGTTTTTGGCGCGGGCGGGGCGCCAAGTAAAAAAATTCTTGATGACCTAGTTCCGGATCGTCCCGTCTATCTGACTTCACGCGACGGTCACAGCGGATGGGCAAATAGCCTTGCTCTTGAAATTGCTGGCATTACCAAAGATACACCTGATCCTGAAGATGGTATTATTGACCGAGACCCGGAAACAGGGGAACTTATTGGCAGCCTTCAGGAAGGTGCGATGTCCTTATTACAGAAATTTGTACCACCGCCATCACTGGAAAAGAGAATTGCCGGGTTAGAGTACACAATCAATATGCTCCATTCATACGGCATTACCTCTATTCAGGATGCCTCGGTTGAACTCCCGGATTTTGAAACCTATGCCGCACTGGAAAAAGATAATGAGCTTACATTACATGTTGTCGCGGCACAGTGGTGGGAACGGGACAAAGGTACTGAACAGATTGAAGGTTTTAAAAGCTTAAGAGACGAATTTACCAGCGATCTTGTTGATGCTTCATCCATAAAAATTATGCAGGACGGGGTACTTGAAAATTATACGGCGGCCATGCTTGAGCCCTATCTGGAAGCCAATGGCACCAGGGGCATTCCAATGGTTGATCCGGAGATGCTTAAAAAAGCAGTGGCAGAACTTGATGCAGACGGATTTCAGGTTCATATTCATGCGATCGGTGACGCCGCCATCCGCCAGAGCCTTGATGCCATCGAATATGCCCGTAAACTGAATGGCCCGCTTGGAAATCGTCATCATATTGCTCATTTACAAGTCATTCATCCTGATGATATTCCCCGCTTTGCTGCTCTTGATGTAGTTGCCAATTTTCAACCCTACTGGGCCGCAGCGGATGAATATATAATGGACCTAAACGTGCCTGCCATCGGTGAAGAACGGACAGGTTGGATGTATCCGATCCGAAGCATTGAGAAAACCGGGGCCACCATCGCCTTTGGCAGTGACTGGTCCGTATCAACGGCCAACCCGTTTCTGGAAATTGAAACGGCTGTTACCCGCCTAGGTGCATTAGGTGAACCTTATCCGGAATTTACACCAAATGAACGGATCAGCCTGCAGACAGCAATTGACGCTTTCACAATAAATGCCGCTTTCGTTAATAAACAGGAAGACAAAACAGGATCAATTGAAGTTGGCAAACTTGCCGACCTTATCGTCCTCAACCAGAATATGTTTGAAATTGACCCGGATCAGATTTCCGATACAAAAGTGCTTCTTACGCTGTTTGGCGGAAAACCTGTTTACGGCAGTCCGGAGAACCTTTAA
- a CDS encoding NUDIX hydrolase: MKREYPTRPITAVGVVVFKDDKVLLIKRNKPPKSSEWSIPGGAQQLGERLKETAMREVFEETSISIKNITLVDAVDYIKRDHDKNIEYHYSLIDYKADYQSGDLKAGDDAFDAKWVSLNQLTEYNLWSETIKLIKKSALIQKAE; this comes from the coding sequence ATGAAAAGAGAATATCCGACCCGTCCAATCACTGCCGTTGGTGTTGTTGTTTTTAAAGATGATAAAGTCCTGCTTATTAAGCGCAACAAGCCACCAAAATCATCCGAGTGGAGCATTCCTGGTGGCGCACAACAACTTGGCGAACGGTTAAAGGAAACGGCAATGCGGGAAGTTTTTGAGGAAACCTCAATTTCAATAAAAAATATTACACTCGTCGATGCTGTGGATTATATTAAAAGAGATCATGATAAAAATATTGAATATCATTATAGCCTGATTGACTATAAAGCCGATTATCAATCAGGCGATCTTAAGGCTGGCGATGATGCATTTGACGCAAAATGGGTTTCATTAAATCAGCTTACAGAGTATAACTTATGGTCGGAAACCATTAAGCTAATAAAAAAATCAGCCTTGATACAAAAAGCAGAATAA
- a CDS encoding sulfite exporter TauE/SafE family protein, with amino-acid sequence MIESPLFYAVAVVAVLIVGISKGGFVGGFGMLAVPMMSMIIDPRQAAAIMLPILCVMDVFAVKAFWGKWDRKALISLVPGAVLGIVIGTITFRYLNADMIRIIVGIVTILFVLQYYLIDRRRKMTAGLGYNAIKGGVLGALSGFTSFIAHAGGGPLSMYLFPLKLDKTILVATSVFFFITVNFVKLIPYAWLGQLSGDNLLTSLVLLPLAPLGIKLGVWMHNKVSTELFYKICYIALLFTGLKLIYDGSGGL; translated from the coding sequence GTGATTGAAAGCCCTTTATTTTATGCCGTGGCGGTGGTTGCCGTTCTGATTGTCGGCATATCAAAGGGCGGCTTCGTCGGTGGTTTCGGTATGCTTGCTGTGCCGATGATGTCAATGATCATTGACCCAAGACAGGCCGCGGCGATAATGCTTCCAATTTTATGTGTTATGGATGTTTTTGCCGTTAAGGCATTTTGGGGAAAATGGGACCGTAAGGCGCTGATCAGTCTGGTGCCCGGTGCGGTGTTGGGAATTGTTATTGGCACAATAACTTTTAGATATCTCAACGCCGATATGATCCGAATTATTGTCGGCATTGTTACTATTCTCTTTGTACTGCAATATTACCTGATAGACCGGCGAAGAAAAATGACTGCGGGTCTGGGCTATAACGCCATTAAGGGCGGGGTTCTTGGTGCTTTAAGCGGTTTTACCAGCTTTATCGCCCATGCCGGTGGCGGACCGCTTTCCATGTATCTGTTTCCCCTTAAGCTGGATAAAACCATTCTGGTGGCAACATCGGTATTTTTCTTCATTACGGTCAATTTTGTAAAGCTTATTCCCTATGCATGGCTCGGGCAGCTTTCAGGGGATAATCTGTTAACATCACTTGTGCTGCTGCCGCTGGCACCACTCGGAATAAAACTGGGTGTTTGGATGCATAATAAAGTATCGACAGAGTTATTTTATAAAATCTGTTATATTGCGCTGCTTTTTACAGGCTTGAAGCTCATATATGACGGGTCAGGTGGCCTTTAA
- the yaaA gene encoding peroxide stress protein YaaA, with amino-acid sequence MIVVVSPAKKLDFESDEVKPNWSVPDYLDQSETLINAARKMSRKKIADIMNLSDALADLNYERYRDFSTPFTLTNSRQAILAFKGDTYIGLDAETLSEDDMNYAQDHLRILSGLYGILRPLDLMQAYRLEMGCGIKIPRRRNLYDFWGDLLTDGLNKLMDEQKTDVVINCASNEYFKSINKKKLKGRVITPVFKIVRDGMAKSPGMMAKRARGQMARFIIQKKIEDPKDLKKFKTDGYKFMPGLSNEETMEFHKIVD; translated from the coding sequence ATGATTGTTGTTGTATCGCCCGCAAAAAAATTGGATTTTGAAAGTGATGAGGTAAAACCAAACTGGTCGGTTCCCGATTATCTGGACCAAAGTGAAACGCTTATCAATGCTGCCAGAAAGATGAGCCGGAAGAAAATTGCCGATATCATGAATTTAAGTGATGCGCTTGCCGATCTCAATTATGAAAGATACCGGGATTTTTCAACGCCGTTCACCCTGACCAATTCCCGTCAGGCTATTCTGGCGTTCAAAGGGGACACATATATCGGGCTTGATGCCGAGACATTATCTGAAGATGACATGAACTATGCACAGGATCATTTAAGAATATTGTCCGGCCTTTACGGTATTCTTCGCCCGCTTGATCTGATGCAGGCATACAGGCTTGAAATGGGCTGCGGAATTAAAATTCCCAGACGGCGCAATTTATATGATTTCTGGGGTGATCTTTTGACCGACGGGCTTAATAAATTGATGGATGAACAGAAAACAGATGTGGTCATCAACTGTGCTTCCAATGAATATTTTAAATCAATTAATAAAAAGAAATTAAAAGGCAGAGTGATTACACCTGTTTTTAAAATAGTCAGGGACGGAATGGCAAAAAGCCCGGGCATGATGGCCAAACGGGCACGGGGACAAATGGCGAGATTTATCATTCAGAAAAAAATTGAAGATCCAAAGGATTTAAAAAAATTCAAAACTGATGGCTATAAATTTATGCCGGGTCTTTCGAATGAAGAAACAATGGAATTTCATAAAATTGTGGACTAA
- a CDS encoding GNAT family protein, which produces MMSQRENEFGQPIGEDVPNWTGAKYPTHAPMEGNLCRLEKIDLDKHSKQLFDSLAEDRGGKLWTYMMQGPFKSELEFNDWLAPKCESIDPLFYVIIERASNEAVGLASYLRIQPEHGVIEVGNIMFAPKLQKTSIATECMYLMMKRAFGELGYRRYEWKCDALNAPSRRAALRFGFHYDGTFEQAVIYKGRNRDTAWYSILDKNWPIVEKGFLSWLSPDNFDEKGIQKQKLSELINMGKAAN; this is translated from the coding sequence ATGATGTCGCAACGGGAAAATGAATTTGGCCAGCCAATTGGCGAAGATGTGCCCAACTGGACAGGAGCCAAATATCCGACACATGCGCCAATGGAAGGTAATTTATGTAGATTGGAAAAAATTGATCTGGATAAGCATTCAAAACAGTTATTTGATTCATTGGCAGAAGATCGGGGCGGAAAATTATGGACCTATATGATGCAGGGGCCATTTAAGTCGGAACTGGAATTTAATGATTGGTTGGCACCTAAATGTGAAAGTATTGATCCTTTATTTTACGTCATTATTGAACGGGCCAGCAATGAAGCCGTGGGACTGGCCAGTTATCTGCGAATTCAGCCTGAACACGGTGTAATTGAAGTGGGAAATATCATGTTTGCGCCAAAATTACAGAAAACGTCAATCGCCACCGAATGTATGTATCTAATGATGAAGCGGGCATTTGGTGAACTTGGCTACAGACGTTATGAATGGAAATGCGATGCTTTAAATGCGCCATCGCGCCGAGCCGCTCTTCGCTTTGGTTTTCATTATGATGGTACATTTGAGCAGGCCGTAATCTATAAGGGTCGCAATCGTGATACGGCCTGGTATTCAATTCTGGATAAAAACTGGCCTATTGTTGAGAAAGGGTTTTTAAGCTGGCTGTCACCGGACAATTTTGATGAAAAAGGAATACAGAAACAAAAATTATCTGAATTAATTAATATGGGAAAAGCAGCGAATTAG